A genomic region of Candidatus Binatia bacterium contains the following coding sequences:
- a CDS encoding NUDIX hydrolase: MSGIYQGPGRLGRWQRLDSEKLTQNRIFGVRKNTSRSPRTGQRHDFFVLETGDWVNIVPLTSAGEVVLIRQFRHGVEDFTLEIPGGMLDPEDPSPGDGALREMREETGYDSARVEPLGIAHPNPAIQGNRCHMFVAHDCTLRGATNFDTTEETEVLLAPLSSIPDLIQSGKISHALVLCAFHYLSLQRGVSNP, encoded by the coding sequence ATGAGCGGTATTTATCAAGGACCCGGGCGACTCGGTCGCTGGCAACGCCTCGATTCCGAAAAGCTGACGCAAAATCGCATCTTCGGCGTCCGCAAAAACACCAGTCGCTCCCCAAGAACCGGCCAGCGGCACGACTTTTTCGTTCTCGAGACCGGAGATTGGGTCAATATCGTTCCTCTCACATCCGCTGGCGAAGTCGTCCTGATTCGCCAATTTCGTCATGGCGTCGAGGACTTCACACTGGAAATACCCGGTGGGATGCTCGATCCGGAAGATCCGTCACCCGGGGATGGCGCACTCCGGGAAATGCGCGAGGAAACTGGATACGATTCGGCTCGGGTCGAACCCCTCGGCATCGCACACCCCAATCCTGCCATTCAGGGCAATCGCTGCCATATGTTCGTGGCCCACGACTGCACGCTCCGGGGTGCGACCAATTTCGATACAACCGAAGAAACCGAGGTGCTGCTCGCCCCGCTCAGCAGCATACCGGACCTGATTCAAAGCGGGAAAATTTCCCACGCATTGGTTCTTTGTGCATTTCACTACTTGAGCCTGCAACGAGGCGTATCCAACCCGTGA
- a CDS encoding ATP-binding protein, translating to MTTESKSIDLSAAALEALPQAIAILDTKGTVVQVNRAWRNLEAASGGKRPGDAVCGENYLDRWRSHLDHQEQALALAAALKEISLQGQPPSDFQLEYSVPGLPGQKYFRLHLFPTGAVGNHILLIREDVTAEHIRSLRARTLLSVDEALALRDNTESMAERALGMLHEAARATISALFLWEESERAFKPQPFIGGTKEDRQLLSGIRLGRDQSFAELMRKERGVMCHDMNDQDFLPISLWQPLRIGQFIAAPLHTDNQVLGVLLLARDSNESLLERHQLRLSRAVARRLAYGLENANLVKALGAASRLKSEFVATMSHELRTPLHVVLGYADLMLDEAFGSVNDEQRDSLRRIERSGAALLELINETLNLSQLDSGEMPMALEEIDLRQLFERIAAEGAVPHAAAGVDYQTQISDDLPLIFSDRGKIEVIVRNLLSNAFKFTTDGFVLLRAEETQDGICFSIRDTGEGMTADTLNFVFEPFRQGADPLTRKVGGAGLGLHLVERYVELLGGTIDATSEPGQGSLFTVRLPLRLRTLAGTKP from the coding sequence GTGACGACCGAATCGAAAAGTATCGATCTTTCGGCGGCCGCGCTGGAAGCGCTCCCGCAGGCGATCGCCATCCTCGACACCAAAGGGACTGTCGTTCAGGTCAATCGCGCCTGGCGAAATCTCGAAGCCGCCTCCGGAGGAAAGCGCCCGGGCGACGCCGTTTGTGGCGAAAACTACCTTGATCGCTGGCGCTCCCATCTCGATCATCAGGAGCAAGCTCTGGCCCTCGCCGCAGCGCTGAAAGAAATTTCGCTGCAGGGTCAGCCTCCTTCCGATTTCCAACTCGAGTACAGTGTGCCGGGCCTGCCGGGCCAAAAATATTTTCGTCTGCATCTTTTTCCGACGGGGGCCGTCGGCAACCATATTTTGCTCATCCGGGAGGACGTAACCGCCGAGCACATTCGGAGCCTCCGTGCGAGGACCCTTCTCTCCGTCGACGAAGCCCTTGCCCTGCGCGACAATACAGAGTCTATGGCCGAACGTGCCCTCGGCATGCTTCACGAGGCCGCCCGCGCTACGATCTCGGCACTTTTCCTATGGGAGGAAAGCGAACGCGCCTTCAAACCCCAGCCCTTCATTGGCGGCACCAAAGAAGATCGTCAGCTTCTGAGCGGCATCCGCCTGGGACGGGATCAAAGCTTTGCCGAACTCATGCGCAAAGAGCGTGGCGTCATGTGCCACGACATGAATGATCAGGACTTTCTGCCGATCTCTCTCTGGCAGCCCCTGCGAATTGGCCAGTTTATCGCCGCTCCGCTTCATACGGACAACCAGGTTCTCGGAGTCCTTCTCCTCGCTCGAGACAGCAATGAATCCCTTCTGGAACGGCATCAGCTGAGACTTTCGCGAGCCGTCGCGCGACGTCTCGCTTACGGACTCGAAAATGCGAATCTCGTCAAAGCTCTTGGCGCTGCCAGCAGGCTCAAGAGCGAGTTTGTCGCGACCATGTCCCATGAACTCCGGACGCCGCTGCACGTAGTTCTCGGCTATGCGGACCTCATGCTCGATGAGGCTTTCGGCAGCGTGAACGATGAACAGCGAGACAGCCTGCGGCGCATCGAGCGAAGCGGTGCCGCCCTGCTTGAGTTGATCAACGAGACACTGAACCTCAGCCAACTCGACTCGGGCGAGATGCCGATGGCCCTCGAAGAGATCGACCTCCGGCAATTATTCGAGCGGATTGCCGCAGAAGGTGCAGTCCCGCACGCGGCCGCCGGGGTCGACTACCAAACGCAGATTTCAGACGATCTCCCCCTGATTTTTTCCGACCGGGGAAAGATAGAGGTCATCGTTCGGAACCTGCTTTCCAATGCCTTCAAGTTTACCACCGACGGATTTGTCCTGCTCAGAGCCGAAGAGACCCAAGATGGAATCTGCTTTTCGATTCGCGATACTGGCGAAGGAATGACCGCGGATACTTTAAATTTCGTTTTTGAACCCTTCCGGCAGGGTGCCGACCCGCTGACCCGAAAAGTCGGTGGTGCCGGGCTGGGCTTGCACCTCGTAGAACGGTACGTCGAACTTCTGGGTGGAACAATTGACGCTACCAGCGAGCCCGGTCAGGGTTCCCTCTTTACCGTGCGTCTGCCGCTTCGACTGCGGACATTGGCAGGAACCAAGCCTTAG
- a CDS encoding SDR family oxidoreductase: MSQLTSFRDRRVLITGASSGIGRALALELAKQNARLALVARRESELEVLAQEIRSLGGEAAFAVADIAERLEAERACHKLSEAFGGIDLLVNNAGYGHHRRFLDWDVDDMERMMRVNYLGSLYVTKALVPQMVQRREGWLVFIASVAGKIAPPDESAYAASKFAMVGLAESISLELEEHGIHTLTVCPGAIRTPFFDEEALQRMPPVAKNSMVSVESLIEKIIRALKRGDRELTHPAFIQAGYVVRALAPGFMRRQVRRTTMK, translated from the coding sequence ATGAGTCAATTAACCTCTTTTCGCGACCGACGCGTTCTGATCACCGGTGCATCCAGCGGTATTGGTCGAGCTCTGGCGCTGGAATTGGCGAAACAGAATGCACGCCTCGCGCTCGTCGCGCGGCGCGAATCCGAATTGGAAGTTCTCGCCCAGGAGATTCGCTCCTTGGGCGGCGAGGCAGCGTTTGCGGTTGCCGATATCGCGGAAAGACTGGAAGCCGAGAGGGCCTGCCACAAACTGAGTGAGGCGTTCGGTGGTATTGATCTCCTGGTCAACAATGCCGGCTACGGCCACCATCGTCGCTTCCTCGACTGGGACGTGGACGATATGGAGCGCATGATGCGAGTCAATTATCTCGGATCTCTGTATGTCACCAAGGCTCTGGTCCCGCAGATGGTCCAACGTCGCGAAGGTTGGCTTGTGTTCATCGCCTCGGTTGCCGGCAAAATTGCCCCACCGGACGAATCCGCCTACGCGGCGAGCAAGTTCGCCATGGTCGGATTGGCCGAGTCCATCTCTCTTGAGCTTGAGGAACACGGCATTCATACGCTGACGGTCTGCCCCGGTGCCATTCGTACGCCTTTCTTCGACGAAGAGGCACTGCAACGGATGCCACCTGTCGCTAAAAACAGCATGGTCTCGGTCGAAAGCCTCATCGAAAAAATCATTCGCGCCCTGAAGCGCGGAGATCGTGAGCTGACGCACCCTGCTTTTATTCAAGCAGGCTACGTGGTGCGCGCGCTGGCCCCGGGCTTCATGCGACGTCAGGTTCGACGGACCACGATGAAATAG